Within the Opitutaceae bacterium TAV5 genome, the region CGGTGGCCGCCGTGCGTGAGCTTGCGCGGCACCTTGTCTCCCCATGTCGTTTTGGCAGTAGCCGAGCCGAGACGGCCATAATCCATGTCCTGCAGGGCGATGCCTTCGCGAACACGCAGGAGCACCGAATCCAGTTCGGTATACAGCATCGGTTTCAGTGTGCTGCCCTTCCCGAATGGATACACATCCAGGACCTGCGGCGTTTCCTTGCTTGCCGCAGGTGGACAGAAGTAAGGTGGCCCTCCCGCAGTCGGAGACTTTGCGACAAAACCGCTGCAAATATACGAAGCAGGGAGCTGAAATTCATCGGTGTTGGGCAACCCGATGTAGGGGGCCAGATAAAGCATGAGAGGCTTGCCGTCCTTGTTTACGTATTTTGAACCGTCCACTACCTGCTCGACGACATCCTGATCCAACGGACCGGGAAGGCGGTCGCGATTGTCGTTTACGTAGAGATGGATGGCAACTCCCCACGAGCGGAGCGCGGTCTTGCACTGGGCGTCGCGGGCCTTGTCGCGGACTTTCGCTGTAACAGGAATCAGGATGCCGGCGAGGATGCCGATGATGGCGATCACGGTGAGCAGCTCGACCAGCGTGAAGGCGCGGCACAGGGGAGGGTGTTGGCGGAAAGATTTCATGGCGATGGCGGGGTCAGGCCCGACAACCGGACGATGCGGTCGTCAACAGGACGCAGGGTGGCGAGGTGGCGGGTGGCACGGTCGAGAGCCTGGACAAGGTCGGCGTTCGCCGCGTAAGCCCTGGCGGCCAGACGCGTGATCTGGATGGCGAGGTTGTTGGGCTCCTTGTCGAGGCTGCGCCAGGTCCAGGGTTTTTCGTTGGCGAGATAGGGAGCGATGAATGCAAAGCCTTTTTCGAGGCCGCGTCCGTCGGGCGTGCGGTAGTGCCAGAGATCCTCTCCGATAATATCGCCGCAGCGGGCGAGCGCGGTGAAGGCCCGCAGGGCATAGACGGAGTAGTTGAACGAACGGTTGCGCTTGAGTTCCTGCGGCAAGCTGCCGTCGGCCACCATCTGCTGCGCAATCCGGTCGCGTCCGCGGAGGACGGCCTCGCGGGCTCGGGCGGTGTGTCCGCTGTAGATCGAAAAGGCGGCGATCTGTGCATCGTACCAGACGCCATGGTTGCTGTCGGAACGGAGCTCCTCCTTGCCAAGGGGACTTTCGAGCAGCCAGGTCGTGTAGTCGTAAAACCAGCGGCGGAGCGCATCGTCGTCGGCCCGGGTCCAGCTTCGGGAGGTTGCGAGAAGTTTTACGGAATCGAGCAGGCCGATCAGCTCGGCGCCCTCGATGATGCCGATCGCCATGCCGTCATGGACGCCGGGCAGCGATGACGAGTAGTTGAAATTCGGATTCATCCGTGTGGCAGGCGCGATGAACCAGGCACGCAGGATGTCGGCGGCCTTGGCAGCATGGCGTTCGTCCTCCGTGCAGAACCAGGCGAGGGCCAGCGCGTTGACGCGGATGCGCATGACCACGTAACGGCGTTTGTCGTAGTCGGGACCGTTTGTGTCGGGATTCACATGGCCATCCCGGCGAATCCAGGGCATGCTGTCGGGCGTGTCGGGGTTGGGCCAGGAGTAGCTGCCGATGGCGAAGAAATCGTGCTTGTCCCCGGAGGGCGGGATACGGGTTTTGTTGACGACGGAGTCGGGTGTGACGGCGAGATACGAGGTGGCTTCCCGAAGGAGAGTTTCGAAGGCGGGTTGCCGTTCGGGTTTGCCGGCCCGGATCTCGGCGCGAATGGCGAGGAGATCGGCGTGGTCGATATTGACGAGAGCAGGCGGGCGGGTCTCCGCAGGACCGGCGGTGGCGGCAGAGAAGGCGAATGCCATCGCCGGGAGCATGGCGAGGAGATGTCGGCGGGATTTCATGGTGGTCATTGTCGGGGCAACCGGCCCGATGGGTCACAAAAGGAAGCGTGTGTCTGGAGACTGGGAGGCAGAAGATATCAGCGGGCCTGCCGGCGGATGCGACGAACGAGAATCAGGGCACCCACGCCAAGGCCGGCGGTCAGGGCGATACCGGCAGGTTCGGGGATGGTGCCCGCAGGGGCAAAGCCGAAGTTGTTGAGACCGAGAGTGACCGTCTGTCCTGACTGGGCGGTGACGTTGACCGTGATTTCCACCGAACCGATCAGATCGACGCCGGACGCCTTGTAGCCGAAATACAGACCCTGGGCTCCGGCAAGCGATTCGTCCATGGTCTGGGTGGAAAGAGCCGTGCCGGCCACGGAGAAGAAGGTGGCCGTGATGGATGTCACCCGGGAGAACTGGCCGCTGGGCCCCGTGAGAAGGAATCCGACCGCGGCGACGCCTTCGCCTGTCGTGAAGCTTCCACCGTCCAGCGAACCAAACTCGATGGTCGCCTTGACGTAGCCGGCGGCGCCTCCGTTGACGAGACGCATGCCGGTATCCGTCGCCAGGTAGTCGGGATTGGTGAGTTCGCGGCCCGCCTCGGTGTTCACGCTGGTCCCGGAAATGGAGAAACGGACATCGGGACGGTTGGCCTCGGTAAACGAAAACGTGTTGGTCGATGTCCCGTATCTCTCGAATCCCGCAAACCCCTCTTTAATGACGGCAAAACCGTCGGTCGTTTCGAGCACGGATTTTTCGGTGCTCCCGGTCACTGTTTTCGTGATACCGATTTTTCCGGTATCCTTGTCCATGGAACCGGGGCCGGTCGTGAGCACGGGATCGGTGATCACGACCGCATGCAGTTGGGACGCGGAAAGCAGGAGTGCGGCAGAGGCGAGAGAAGCAAGGCGGGTGAACGGTTTCGTTGTGTTTTGCATGGTGTTTTGCGGGTCGGTTGACGGGTGATGAACCGGGCGGGGGCCTGATCGCTCATAAAAATGGATTGCGTGGCGGGCAAAACAAGGTGTTTTAGGGTTAACACGTTTACCTCATTTAAATACGCAATGATTTCAAAATCGCCGACTTATCGTGATATTGCGCAACGGGCGGGAGTGAGCATTGCGACCGTAAGTTTCGCGTTGCGCAACCGGTCCAAGGTATCGGAAGAAACGCGACGACGGATCAAGGCCATCGCCGCGGAGTGCGGTTACCGGCCCAATCCGATGGTGACGGCGCTGATGTCGCAACACCGGCGGCGGTCGGCACGGCAGCAGATGCGGGCGATCATCGTATCGTTTTCTCCGGGCTGGATGCCGGAGGCGGCCGGCGGGCATTCGACCCTCTCCCGCTTCCGGGACGGGGAACGGACAGCGTGCGAGGAGACCGGTTTCATTCTCGAAGGCATGTTGTGGGGGGAATTCGAGGAATCGGCCCGGCGTGTGTTCGCCCGGCTGCGCGCGCGTCGGGTGCCCGGCGTGGTGTTTCGCGGCGGCAGCGTGCCGAAATGGTGCGAGTCGGGCTGGGACAACTACGCGTTCGCCGCCCTCGGCTCTCCGCTCAGGAATTTCAACGCGCATCTCAGCATGGCCGATCACTACGGCAACGCGTGGCTGGTGATGGACAGGCTGGCCGCGCTGGGATACCGGCGCCCGGGATTCGTCCTGGAGCGGTCATTATGGGTCAATTACCGGGCGCTGTCCGCCTATATGGGCTGGGCCAGGATCAACGGATACGAGGCTCCCGCGCCGCTGGTGGTGGACCACTGGGACCGCGAGGCGTTTCTGCGCTGGTTCGGGCAGGGACGGCCGGACGCCATCGTGGTGTCGTCAGGGGAGCCGATCGACTATCTGAAAGTAGCAGGGATCCGCATTCCGGAGGATGTCGGGATCGCTCATCTGGATCTGGATGATTCGTGGCAGCACCTGGCCGGAGTCAGGCAAAACAACTTCGAGGCAGGTCGCGCCGCCGTGCATCTGGTGATCGACCAGATCAACCGCAATGTCTGCGGCATTCCGGAGCATCCGCGTTCCATGTTCATCACTGGCGACTGGTTCGCCGGGCCAAGCGTGAGGAAGCAAGAACGCTGATGCGCGAAAGAAGGGCGAACCGCCGCCGTCACAGCTTCGCCGCGGCCGCTTCGTCCACCAGCCACACGGTTTTGTCGGCGACGGTTTTGAGGATCTGCGAAGGCGTTTCGTTCGGCGCGTAGTGTCCCTTCATGACACGGTGCAGCGCGTCGGCCTTGCCGGCGCCGAGCGTCATGACCACGATCAGGTCACAGGCGGCAAGGCCAGTGGGCGTGATCGTCAGGCGCCAGCCCTTGCCGGGGACTTCCTGCGCGCCGAAAAGGGCGCCACCGTCCCCGGCCAGGAGCGGCGTGCCCGGAAAGAGCGAGGCGGTGTGGCAGTCGTCGCCCATGCCGAGGAAGCAGACATTGTAGGCGCGGGCATGGGCGCCGCTGGCCGGATCGCGGAGCGCAGCAAGGGCCGGGGCGTAGGCGTGCGCAGCTTCGGCGGGCGCGAGGTGGACGGGCCACGGATGACGGCGGCCCGCGGGAACGCCGAGCGGATCAAGCAGGTCGCGGACCGCGTTGCCGAAATTGCTCTCGGGGCTTTCGGGCGGCACGTGGCGTTCGTCGCTCACCGTCCAGTCGATCGCCGCGGCAACGGCGGCCGGGAGTGCGCCGGTCGTGACGGCCCAGCGATACCACTCCTTCGGCGTGCCGCCGCCGGTCAGCGCCCAGAGAAAACGTTCCCCCTCGGGCGTGCGGCTGCGCTGTTCGAGCGCGAGATCGAGCGCGGTTTGAAAGAACGCGGATTTTTCCGCAACAAGGAGGCGGCCGTAAGGTGTGGTGGTCATGGGAAAAGCTGAAACGCTGAAAACTGAAATGCTGAAACCGGAATGCGGTGTGACAGATGGAAGCGAGCAGGAGATTTGCTCCATTTCAGCTTTTCAGTTTTCAGCATTTCAGCTTTTCAGAAAAACATCGCCTCGGAGAGCGCGGCTTCGGGGGCGAGGAGGTTGATGGCGGTCTTGATCTCCTCGCGGCCCTCGCCGTAGTCGGCCTCGAGTTGCGCACAACCGTGGTGGAGTTTGCCGGCCCAGCGGAAGTGGTGCGCGTTGCCGTATTCGAAAATCAGCTCGGTCTCGTCGGTCGCGAGTTTGGGCGACGCGCTGAAGTGGAGCGGCAGCCCGGCAGGCGCGCCGCAATCGGCGAGGCGTTCATGCGCCCAGTGGAGAAGCGAGCGCGCCTCGGCCACGACGCCCGCGCCGGCGTGGGCGCGGATGCCCTGGAGGCCGTCGGCGAGCGCGGCGGGTTCGTAATTCGCAAGGAACTGGCCGATGGACTGGCGCACGGGCAGCAGGCGGGCGTGGGCGAGATCGCGCACGGCGGCGGGGTTGGGCCAGTTGAAGGTGAGCACGTCGGCCGGCGCGATGGCGCTGTCGAAAATCACCCGCTTGGAGCGGCCGAGCAGGTAACGGTAGTCGCTGAGCCGGGTGCTGGAGGTGAAGCGGTGGACCCAGTAATAGAGCGGCAGGTCGGTGGAGAGGCAGATGGAAACCTGGTCTTCCAGATACTGGCGCGCGCTCATCGGGTAACTGAGAAGCACGAACTCGCAGCAGCGGAGATCGCCGCGGGTTTTTCCCGGATGGCATTCGCCATAAATCTTGGCGCGCATCTCGTCGCCGACTTCGTCGTAACGCATGGGGCAAAGCACGACGACGCGGCACGGATAACGGCGGGAAAATTCGACGGCGATGCGAAACTGGACAAGCGCATCCTCCTCGGTGGTCTGGAAACCGAGGTGGAGCACGAAGTTCACCTGCGTGGCCTTGGGGTCCTCGATGCCCGCGGAAGCCGGATCGTCGGGATCGAGGCCGGTGATCTCGGGGTTGGACCAGAGGCTGGCGAGGCTTTTGGAAATGGCGTCAACGGGAACCTCGATTCCGGGCAGGGCGTTGAAAATGGCAGGCATGGTGGAATTTTCGATTCTGGATTTTCGATTCTCGATTGGGCGCTGCCGCGCCGGATTTATCAGACAGGAGGTTCTAGAAATTGAACAGAAGGCAACGAAGAGAACGAAGAACAACCAAGGAAGCAGATGCCTCATTCTTGTTTAACTCAATTGGAATAAATAAATTATCATTCATTGCCTTCTTTGTTTTCCCTTCGTTACCTTGGTTTCCTTCTGTTCAAAAATGAGTTTTTGGAACCTCGAGGATGGAGAGGCAGCTCCTGATCGGGAATCGAAAATCAGGAATCGAAAATCGAAAATTCCCTCACGGTTTTCTCCAGGTGTGGCCTTCGCGGGCGAGGAGGGCGTCGGCGGCGGCCGGGCCCCAGGAGCCGGCGGCGTAGGTGTCGATGCCCTCGCGGCCGGCGGCGGCCCAGGCTTCGAGGAGGGGCGTGTAGAGTTTCCAGGAGGTCTCGGCCTCGTCGCCACGGATGAAGAGCGTGCCGTCGCCGATCATCGCATCGAGCACGAGGCGCTCGTAGGCTTCGGGCGTGTTGGAACCGAAGGTGGCGCTGTAGCGGAAGTTCATCTTCACCGGCTGGGTGCGGGTTTCGAGGCCAGGCACCTTGCCGTTGAGGATGAGGTTGAGCCCTTCGTCGGGCTGGATCTGGAACGAGAGCGTGTTGGGAGCGAGGTCGAAACCGCCGCCGGCAAAGAGCGTGCCGGGCGGGCGCTTGAACTCGATGGCGATTTCGGTGACGCGGCGCGCCATGCGTTTGCCGGAGCGCAGGTAAAACGGCACGCCCTGCCAGCGCCAGTTGTTGATCGAGAGGCGGATCGCCGCGTAGGTCTCGGTCGCGGATTTTTCGGAGATGCCCTCCTCTTCCAGATAACCTTTCACCTGCTTGCCGCCCGTCATGCCGGCGGCGTACTGGGCGCGGGCCACGTCGGATTCGGGTCCGGAGCCGAGCCGGAGAGGCTGGATGGCTTTCAGGAGCTTGACCTTCTCGTCACGGACGGCTTCGGCGGCGAGCGACACAGGCGGCTCCATCGCGGTGAGCGCGACGAGCTGCATGGTGTGGTTCTGGATCATGTCGCGCAGGCAGCCGCTCTGCTCGTAATAACCGCCGCGCGTGCCCACGCCGACTTCCTCGGCCACGGTGATCTGCACGGAGTTGATGTAGTTGCGGTTCCAGAGCGGTTCAAAGATGGCGTTGGAGAAACGCTGCACGAGCATGTCCTGCACGGTCTCCTTGCCGAGGTAGTGATCGATCCGATACACCTGGTGCTCCTCGAAGACACGGCGGATGGTGCCGTTGAGTTCGAGGGCGGAGGCGAGGTCCCTGCCGAAGGGTTTTTCGATGATGACCTTGGCGTGATGCGGCTGGCCGAGGTATTTCGAGGCGAGACCGGAGGCGCCGAGGTTTTCCAGGATGGGTTCGAATACGGAAGGCGGCGTGGAGATGTAGAAAAGCGTTTGCAGTTCGCGGCCGTGCTTCTTTTCGAGTCCGGTGATGTGGGCGGCGAGGCGTTTGAAGGCTTCGGGATCATCGTAGCCGCCGGCGACGTAGGTGGTGCGGGAGGCGACGCGGTCCCAGACGTCGGCATTGAGCTCGCGGCGGGAAAACTCTTTCACGGCGTCGGTGGCGATCTTCCGGAATTCGTCGTCGGGGATGGGCTTGCGTCCGTAGCCGACGAGATGGAAATCGGCGGGGAGGAGGTTGTCGAAGCCGAGGTTGTAGATGGCGGGGATGAGCTTGCGGGCGGTGAGGTCGCCGGATGCGCCAAAAATGACGATGACGGTGGGCGGAGCGCCCCGGTGCTTGCTGAGACCTTGCAGGAACGGATGGCGGTGAGCGTCGGCGGCAGACATGAGTGAGTCGATTGGTCGGAAGGGGAACTGGTACGCACAGATGCCCGGCAAGCAAGTTTTATGAGGGCAAATCGCCGTGCTGATGTCGGTTGCGTGCTGACCGGGCGCGCCTCAGAGCAGGTCGCGGCGGACCTTGCGGGCGAGGATGTCCTCGAAGTGCTTGCGCAATGTTTTCTCCTTGCCGTCGAGGCCGGGCATGCGGGCGAGCCACTGGTACACTTCCTCGCGCAGGTGCTTCGGCATCGCGGGCGGCAGGCGGGCGGCTTTTTCGAGCGCCGCCACCACCTTGTCCGCCACCACCTCGCACATGCGCTGCGCGGTCGCGGAGCTGTGGAGACCCGCCAGGCGCGTGACCACGTCCCCGGCCGGCGGCGGCGGGCGCAGGGCCGCGGCGAGGCCGTCGCCGCGCGGGCGCTGTTTCTGCACGATCTTGTAGAGAATGAGGCTGGGGGCGACGACCGACACGGTGCGCGGCCAGAAGCTCGCCATCAGGTTCCAGGGTGCGCCGCCGGGCTGGTCGCCGGAGGCGCGGATGTCGCTGCGCAGGATCACCGCCGGGATGTCGGCAAACTTGGCGAACATGAATTCCACCAGCGTGCCGCTGTCGAGTTCGGCGCCGTCGAAGCTGAAGAGGGCGAGGTCGCTCTCGACGAGGGCGAGGAGATCCTTGTCGCGGATCGTCTTGGCGCGCCTGTTGCGAAACTCGATGTCCTGCGGCAGCCGGCAGAGGAAGCGGCCATGCGAGCGCTCGTAGATTTCCTCGGCCAGCCACGCGTTGCCGATGAGGTGCTTGAGGCTGAACAGCTCGCCGCCGAAATAAACGTTGAACGCCGGATGCTTGTTGCCGCCGGAGGAGGACTGGCCGGACCGGGCCTTGGTGACCTTGGCCTTGGATGATTTGGGCATGAAAAGCGAAAGTCAGGGGAGACGATCAGGAAAAGCCCACGAAAGACACAAAAGGACACGAAAAGAATACCATAACTTTATGATCCGGATTTTCGGGTCCTTTCGTGTGTTGCACGGGCCAAAACCTCATTTTGTCGGCATGGCTTATTCGAGGCCGAGTTTCTGGCGGCCGGCTTCGGAGATCATCTGCGGGTTCCAGACCGGATCCCAGACGATGTGAACCTTGGCGGACTCGACAGCCGGAAGGGCGGCGATCTTCTGGCGCGCATCCTCGGCGATCACCGGCCCCATGCCGCAGCCGGGGGCGGTCAGCGTCATCTTCACCTCGACGGTGTGGAGATCGGGATTGGCCGGGGATTTTTCGATGGAGAGATCGTAGATGAGGCCGAGGTCCACGATGTTGAC harbors:
- a CDS encoding 6-phosphogluconolactonase is translated as MTTTPYGRLLVAEKSAFFQTALDLALEQRSRTPEGERFLWALTGGGTPKEWYRWAVTTGALPAAVAAAIDWTVSDERHVPPESPESNFGNAVRDLLDPLGVPAGRRHPWPVHLAPAEAAHAYAPALAALRDPASGAHARAYNVCFLGMGDDCHTASLFPGTPLLAGDGGALFGAQEVPGKGWRLTITPTGLAACDLIVVMTLGAGKADALHRVMKGHYAPNETPSQILKTVADKTVWLVDEAAAAKL
- a CDS encoding anchor protein is translated as MQNTTKPFTRLASLASAALLLSASQLHAVVITDPVLTTGPGSMDKDTGKIGITKTVTGSTEKSVLETTDGFAVIKEGFAGFERYGTSTNTFSFTEANRPDVRFSISGTSVNTEAGRELTNPDYLATDTGMRLVNGGAAGYVKATIEFGSLDGGSFTTGEGVAAVGFLLTGPSGQFSRVTSITATFFSVAGTALSTQTMDESLAGAQGLYFGYKASGVDLIGSVEITVNVTAQSGQTVTLGLNNFGFAPAGTIPEPAGIALTAGLGVGALILVRRIRRQAR
- a CDS encoding glucose-6-phosphate dehydrogenase, with product MPAIFNALPGIEVPVDAISKSLASLWSNPEITGLDPDDPASAGIEDPKATQVNFVLHLGFQTTEEDALVQFRIAVEFSRRYPCRVVVLCPMRYDEVGDEMRAKIYGECHPGKTRGDLRCCEFVLLSYPMSARQYLEDQVSICLSTDLPLYYWVHRFTSSTRLSDYRYLLGRSKRVIFDSAIAPADVLTFNWPNPAAVRDLAHARLLPVRQSIGQFLANYEPAALADGLQGIRAHAGAGVVAEARSLLHWAHERLADCGAPAGLPLHFSASPKLATDETELIFEYGNAHHFRWAGKLHHGCAQLEADYGEGREEIKTAINLLAPEAALSEAMFF
- a CDS encoding Alginate lyase — its product is MTTMKSRRHLLAMLPAMAFAFSAATAGPAETRPPALVNIDHADLLAIRAEIRAGKPERQPAFETLLREATSYLAVTPDSVVNKTRIPPSGDKHDFFAIGSYSWPNPDTPDSMPWIRRDGHVNPDTNGPDYDKRRYVVMRIRVNALALAWFCTEDERHAAKAADILRAWFIAPATRMNPNFNYSSSLPGVHDGMAIGIIEGAELIGLLDSVKLLATSRSWTRADDDALRRWFYDYTTWLLESPLGKEELRSDSNHGVWYDAQIAAFSIYSGHTARAREAVLRGRDRIAQQMVADGSLPQELKRNRSFNYSVYALRAFTALARCGDIIGEDLWHYRTPDGRGLEKGFAFIAPYLANEKPWTWRSLDKEPNNLAIQITRLAARAYAANADLVQALDRATRHLATLRPVDDRIVRLSGLTPPSP
- a CDS encoding LacI family transcriptional regulator; protein product: MISKSPTYRDIAQRAGVSIATVSFALRNRSKVSEETRRRIKAIAAECGYRPNPMVTALMSQHRRRSARQQMRAIIVSFSPGWMPEAAGGHSTLSRFRDGERTACEETGFILEGMLWGEFEESARRVFARLRARRVPGVVFRGGSVPKWCESGWDNYAFAALGSPLRNFNAHLSMADHYGNAWLVMDRLAALGYRRPGFVLERSLWVNYRALSAYMGWARINGYEAPAPLVVDHWDREAFLRWFGQGRPDAIVVSSGEPIDYLKVAGIRIPEDVGIAHLDLDDSWQHLAGVRQNNFEAGRAAVHLVIDQINRNVCGIPEHPRSMFITGDWFAGPSVRKQER
- a CDS encoding nucleoside 2-deoxyribosyltransferase; protein product: MPKSSKAKVTKARSGQSSSGGNKHPAFNVYFGGELFSLKHLIGNAWLAEEIYERSHGRFLCRLPQDIEFRNRRAKTIRDKDLLALVESDLALFSFDGAELDSGTLVEFMFAKFADIPAVILRSDIRASGDQPGGAPWNLMASFWPRTVSVVAPSLILYKIVQKQRPRGDGLAAALRPPPPAGDVVTRLAGLHSSATAQRMCEVVADKVVAALEKAARLPPAMPKHLREEVYQWLARMPGLDGKEKTLRKHFEDILARKVRRDLL
- a CDS encoding glucose-6-phosphate 1-dehydrogenase, translated to MSAADAHRHPFLQGLSKHRGAPPTVIVIFGASGDLTARKLIPAIYNLGFDNLLPADFHLVGYGRKPIPDDEFRKIATDAVKEFSRRELNADVWDRVASRTTYVAGGYDDPEAFKRLAAHITGLEKKHGRELQTLFYISTPPSVFEPILENLGASGLASKYLGQPHHAKVIIEKPFGRDLASALELNGTIRRVFEEHQVYRIDHYLGKETVQDMLVQRFSNAIFEPLWNRNYINSVQITVAEEVGVGTRGGYYEQSGCLRDMIQNHTMQLVALTAMEPPVSLAAEAVRDEKVKLLKAIQPLRLGSGPESDVARAQYAAGMTGGKQVKGYLEEEGISEKSATETYAAIRLSINNWRWQGVPFYLRSGKRMARRVTEIAIEFKRPPGTLFAGGGFDLAPNTLSFQIQPDEGLNLILNGKVPGLETRTQPVKMNFRYSATFGSNTPEAYERLVLDAMIGDGTLFIRGDEAETSWKLYTPLLEAWAAAGREGIDTYAAGSWGPAAADALLAREGHTWRKP